The following coding sequences are from one Selenomonas sputigena ATCC 35185 window:
- a CDS encoding DUF1934 domain-containing protein yields the protein MNRVIVKVTGEQKDAAGDVSRIEMTAMGEHYFRNGKHYIIYEDTSLAEGAPASTMLKVAADSLTLTRRGAVEQKQCFSPESESRSRYRTPFGDLDLCVATQRLDIAYGSVSGRIDVSYDMHINGEWQSANELHIEVEVDASERQKLN from the coding sequence GTGAACAGGGTGATCGTAAAAGTCACGGGAGAGCAGAAGGATGCGGCAGGCGATGTCAGCCGCATAGAGATGACGGCCATGGGCGAGCATTACTTTCGCAACGGCAAGCACTACATCATCTATGAGGACACATCCCTTGCCGAAGGCGCGCCCGCCTCGACGATGCTCAAGGTTGCGGCGGATTCCCTGACGCTGACGCGGCGCGGCGCCGTCGAGCAGAAGCAGTGCTTCTCGCCAGAGAGCGAGAGCCGCAGCCGCTACCGCACGCCCTTCGGCGATCTCGATCTTTGCGTTGCGACGCAGCGTCTTGATATCGCTTACGGCTCCGTCTCAGGTCGGATCGACGTCTCCTACGACATGCACATCAACGGCGAATGGCAGTCGGCGAACGAACTGCACATCGAGGTTGAGGTGGACGCATCGGAACGGCAGAAGCTGAACTGA
- a CDS encoding DUF697 domain-containing protein — MAEMVRMETLEEIREGCHKSVKRYAVLGAANAVNPIPGLDIGVDAGLCLRMMADMRARFGLSKEAESKLRHYDVLVPLVKKVFDFATKEGVMIVLKSFGKRYLGKTTAKYVPFIGQGIAAAAGYGMMRWFARQYIEDCYELARLARENAVTIDAEAKVLP; from the coding sequence ATGGCTGAAATGGTGCGCATGGAAACTTTGGAAGAGATTCGCGAAGGCTGCCATAAGAGCGTCAAGCGGTATGCCGTGCTGGGCGCGGCGAATGCGGTCAATCCGATTCCAGGACTCGACATCGGCGTTGATGCGGGACTCTGCCTGCGCATGATGGCGGATATGCGTGCGCGTTTCGGATTGTCGAAGGAAGCCGAGAGCAAGCTGCGCCACTACGATGTCCTCGTGCCGCTCGTTAAGAAGGTGTTCGACTTCGCGACGAAGGAGGGCGTGATGATCGTTTTGAAAAGCTTCGGCAAGCGCTACCTCGGCAAGACGACGGCGAAGTATGTGCCCTTCATCGGGCAGGGAATCGCAGCGGCTGCCGGGTATGGCATGATGCGCTGGTTCGCACGCCAGTACATCGAGGACTGCTACGAGCTTGCACGCTTGGCGCGTGAGAATGCGGTCACGATCGATGCGGAGGCGAAAGTACTTCCTTAG
- a CDS encoding cupin domain-containing protein: MRYGRAVVWLLTGILAGMSPTVQTVEAAEAAAQSKPPASSAAQGADGKTNTAGTAMDEAAWEAALAAGATVSAVHGTVTPDPAAAQAAPDAAPAANAGVAQAERPAESPTTNETSDAAQTALTPDGGAAMQQVQSAQQMQQESTAVQMTPPEVQAAKTTAVPNAAARVQEIMQKFRLSGNPRSGAYSWVYTSPTWTAEAISRPAAGSSYFLLAGSENLRFQSFDCDEVWYFHEGCGMRLTVLGADGTVRTFELGVGGAAMPMVLIPRGQIFAAENVDSAGYSFISCMTIPALETAGIRVWQREELLAKYPQAKEAIERYTDAPWGAARTQETAQAGGDIHG, encoded by the coding sequence ATGCGGTATGGAAGGGCTGTGGTCTGGCTTCTGACGGGAATCTTGGCAGGGATGTCACCGACGGTGCAGACGGTTGAGGCGGCGGAGGCGGCGGCTCAGTCGAAACCTCCGGCTTCGTCCGCCGCCCAAGGTGCGGACGGCAAGACGAATACTGCGGGGACGGCGATGGATGAGGCGGCGTGGGAAGCCGCCTTGGCTGCAGGCGCGACGGTCAGCGCCGTGCATGGGACGGTGACGCCGGATCCAGCTGCAGCGCAGGCGGCGCCGGATGCTGCGCCAGCGGCAAATGCGGGCGTAGCTCAAGCGGAGCGTCCTGCTGAGTCACCGACAACAAATGAAACGTCTGATGCAGCGCAGACGGCGCTGACGCCCGATGGAGGCGCAGCGATGCAGCAGGTGCAGTCTGCGCAGCAGATGCAGCAGGAAAGCACGGCCGTACAGATGACGCCGCCCGAGGTTCAGGCAGCAAAGACGACGGCAGTTCCGAATGCGGCAGCACGCGTGCAGGAAATCATGCAGAAGTTCCGACTCTCGGGCAATCCGCGAAGCGGCGCCTACAGCTGGGTCTACACGTCGCCGACGTGGACGGCGGAAGCCATCAGCCGCCCGGCGGCGGGCAGCAGTTACTTCCTGCTCGCCGGCTCGGAAAACCTGCGCTTCCAGTCCTTTGACTGCGATGAAGTATGGTACTTTCATGAAGGCTGCGGCATGAGGCTGACGGTGCTCGGCGCCGACGGCACGGTGCGCACATTCGAGCTTGGCGTGGGCGGCGCGGCTATGCCGATGGTTCTGATTCCCAGGGGACAGATCTTCGCGGCGGAGAACGTGGACTCTGCGGGTTACAGCTTCATCAGCTGCATGACGATTCCTGCCTTGGAGACGGCGGGAATCCGCGTCTGGCAGCGTGAGGAGCTTCTGGCAAAATATCCGCAGGCGAAGGAAGCGATCGAGCGCTACACCGATGCGCCGTGGGGAGCGGCTCGGACGCAGGAAACGGCACAGGCGGGAGGCGATATTCATGGCTGA
- a CDS encoding patatin-like phospholipase family protein, with translation MEKMGIVFAGGNGNSAYQMGAWKALRSYELESSVSVVSGTSFGALNAMMFASDGYEKAEVMWQNAAKLKISNVPITKLKEIYDIIVTSGLSGVSFEQFLALFGHGLFDEKSFAAFLEEHLDLSKVRESIEHIFIGATKFPTVEPSYYDILRYPEKMRKVLLTAANALPILYSQLRFSNGVVLWEGSFTDLSPLLPVYEAGVRLIFVLHLSQRSTVQKNLYPDAKIYELFPRPDFSDRPGCVDFTRLAVEKRMKEGYGDMVDLIQKLMKEGVVSCPIGDKIKEVKAKEGDFLKQAKRTEDREAERKRSEIMELLTEK, from the coding sequence ATGGAGAAGATGGGCATAGTGTTCGCCGGCGGTAACGGCAACAGCGCTTATCAGATGGGCGCATGGAAGGCGCTGCGCAGCTACGAGCTTGAATCTTCCGTCAGCGTCGTCTCCGGAACGTCTTTCGGTGCGCTGAACGCCATGATGTTCGCGAGCGACGGCTACGAGAAGGCGGAAGTCATGTGGCAGAATGCCGCGAAGCTCAAGATTTCCAACGTGCCGATCACGAAGCTCAAGGAGATCTACGACATCATCGTGACGAGCGGGCTTTCCGGCGTATCGTTCGAGCAGTTTCTCGCACTTTTCGGGCATGGTCTTTTCGATGAAAAGAGCTTCGCTGCGTTCTTGGAAGAGCATCTGGATCTTTCCAAGGTGCGTGAAAGCATCGAGCACATCTTTATCGGAGCAACGAAGTTTCCGACGGTCGAGCCTTCTTACTACGATATCCTGCGCTATCCGGAGAAGATGCGCAAGGTTCTTCTGACTGCGGCGAATGCTTTGCCGATCCTCTACTCGCAGCTGCGCTTTTCCAACGGCGTCGTGCTCTGGGAGGGAAGCTTCACCGATCTTTCTCCGCTCCTGCCCGTCTACGAGGCGGGCGTGCGGCTGATATTCGTGCTGCACCTGTCGCAGAGGAGCACTGTGCAGAAGAACCTTTATCCCGACGCGAAGATTTACGAGCTTTTTCCGCGCCCCGATTTCTCCGATCGCCCGGGCTGTGTCGATTTCACGCGTCTCGCTGTCGAAAAGCGCATGAAGGAAGGCTACGGCGATATGGTCGACTTGATTCAGAAGCTCATGAAGGAGGGCGTCGTAAGCTGTCCCATCGGTGATAAGATCAAGGAGGTCAAGGCGAAGGAAGGGGACTTCCTCAAGCAGGCGAAACGGACGGAGGATCGCGAAGCCGAGCGAAAGCGCAGTGAGATCATGGAACTTTTGACGGAAAAATGA
- a CDS encoding DUF5348 domain-containing protein — translation MEGEILWKKDHYAIRYFEDGDEHLQSLALGDEIEVLVNDAWKKVKVEAKNGESVLVGVGYGDGIGCQARFEKK, via the coding sequence ATGGAAGGAGAAATCCTCTGGAAGAAGGATCATTACGCCATACGTTACTTCGAGGATGGCGATGAACATCTGCAGTCGCTGGCATTGGGCGATGAGATCGAAGTCCTCGTCAACGACGCATGGAAAAAGGTGAAGGTGGAGGCGAAGAACGGCGAGTCGGTTCTCGTCGGCGTCGGCTATGGCGACGGCATCGGCTGCCAGGCGCGTTTTGAGAAGAAGTAG
- a CDS encoding proline--tRNA ligase, which translates to MLTSKLYAPTLREVPSDAEITSHRLMLRAGMIRKAAGGVYTYLPLAWRTIKKIEQIIREEMDAAGGQELCMPIMQPAEIWQESGRWSVFGQEMFRLKDCHGREFCLGPTHEEMITTLVRDEVRSYKQLPLLLYQIQNKYRDEIRPRFGLMRSREFIMKDLYSFDKDEAGADISYKKMYDAYTNVFTRCGLKFRPVEADAGAIGGNHTHEFTVLAAAGESEIACCTACDYAANVEKAELLPIDASEEEAQPLKKVETPACKTIELVADFLRVPLERTIKAVAFQDENDALVLAFVRGDHEVNDVKLQNAVGALELRMADEAAISAAGGVAGFMSPIGIKKGTKIVVDSTVMKMKNAVAGANEVDVHYTGVNPVRDFTDVLTADIRLMAAGDPCPHCGAPVEITRGIEAGQVFKLGTKYSEALGATFLDENGKEKALFMGCYGIGVGRTMAAAIEQHNDEHGIIWPRAIAPYEVVVVPVNAKASEQLALAEEVYEMLLAAGVDAILDDRKDRAGVKFKDADLIGYPLRITIGPKALEEGKIELKVRRSGESCDCTKAECLAKVQELLKDL; encoded by the coding sequence TTGCTTACATCGAAGTTATACGCGCCGACGCTGCGCGAGGTGCCTTCCGACGCTGAGATCACGAGCCATCGTCTCATGCTGCGTGCGGGAATGATCCGCAAGGCGGCGGGCGGCGTCTATACGTATCTGCCTCTGGCGTGGCGCACGATAAAGAAGATCGAGCAGATCATCCGCGAGGAGATGGATGCGGCGGGCGGACAGGAGCTGTGCATGCCGATCATGCAGCCGGCGGAGATCTGGCAGGAGTCGGGGCGTTGGAGCGTATTCGGGCAGGAGATGTTCCGCCTGAAGGACTGCCACGGCCGTGAATTCTGTCTCGGCCCGACGCACGAGGAGATGATCACGACGCTCGTGCGCGATGAGGTGCGCTCCTACAAGCAGCTGCCGCTCCTTCTGTATCAGATTCAGAACAAGTATCGCGACGAGATTCGTCCGCGCTTCGGACTCATGCGCAGCCGCGAGTTCATCATGAAGGATCTCTATTCCTTCGATAAGGACGAGGCGGGAGCCGACATTTCCTACAAGAAAATGTACGACGCCTATACGAATGTCTTCACGCGCTGCGGACTGAAGTTCCGCCCCGTCGAGGCGGACGCGGGTGCGATCGGCGGCAATCACACGCACGAGTTCACGGTGCTCGCTGCCGCCGGCGAGTCAGAAATTGCGTGCTGCACGGCGTGCGACTATGCGGCGAACGTGGAAAAGGCAGAGCTTCTTCCCATCGACGCATCCGAAGAAGAGGCGCAGCCTTTGAAGAAGGTCGAGACGCCTGCCTGCAAGACCATCGAGCTTGTTGCCGACTTCCTGCGCGTGCCGCTCGAAAGGACGATCAAGGCGGTCGCCTTCCAAGATGAAAATGATGCCCTCGTGCTCGCTTTCGTGCGCGGCGACCATGAAGTCAACGATGTGAAGCTGCAGAATGCCGTAGGGGCGCTTGAACTGCGCATGGCGGATGAGGCGGCGATTTCGGCAGCGGGCGGTGTCGCGGGCTTCATGAGTCCCATCGGCATCAAGAAGGGCACGAAGATCGTCGTCGACAGCACGGTCATGAAGATGAAGAATGCCGTTGCGGGTGCGAACGAGGTTGACGTGCATTATACGGGTGTGAATCCCGTGCGCGATTTCACGGATGTCCTCACCGCAGATATCCGCTTGATGGCGGCGGGCGATCCTTGCCCGCATTGCGGTGCGCCCGTTGAGATCACGCGAGGCATCGAGGCGGGACAGGTCTTCAAGCTCGGCACGAAGTACAGCGAGGCGCTCGGCGCGACCTTCCTTGATGAGAACGGCAAGGAGAAGGCGCTCTTCATGGGCTGCTACGGCATCGGCGTCGGCAGAACGATGGCGGCGGCCATCGAGCAGCATAACGATGAGCACGGCATCATCTGGCCGCGTGCCATTGCGCCCTACGAGGTCGTCGTCGTTCCCGTCAATGCGAAGGCATCCGAGCAGCTGGCGCTTGCCGAAGAGGTGTATGAGATGCTTCTGGCCGCGGGTGTCGATGCGATTCTTGACGACCGCAAGGATCGCGCGGGCGTGAAGTTCAAAGATGCCGACCTCATCGGCTATCCGCTGCGCATCACGATCGGACCGAAAGCCTTGGAAGAGGGCAAGATCGAGCTGAAGGTGCGCCGCTCGGGCGAGAGCTGCGATTGCACGAAGGCGGAGTGCTTGGCGAAGGTACAGGAGCTTTTGAAAGATCTTTGA
- the ispG gene encoding flavodoxin-dependent (E)-4-hydroxy-3-methylbut-2-enyl-diphosphate synthase, whose protein sequence is MQMKITRQIHIGAVAIGGGAPVSVQSMTNTKTQDAQATVRQIEALAAAGCDIVRLAVPDKEAAANIGKIKAQTKVPLVADIHFDYRLALQAIEQGIDALRLNPGNIGGAENVRRVAEAAKARGIPIRIGVNAGSLDKRLLAKYGGITAEALVESALEHVRLLEEQDFHDMKISLKAHDVPLTLAAYRLMSERCDYPLHLGITEAGTVRSGIIKSAVGIGALLAEGIGDTLRVSLTGDPIVEVRVAREILKSLGLRDYGPTLISCPTCGRTAIDLPSIAERVEERLSGIARPIHVAVMGCVVNGPGEARGADVGIAGGKGVGLVFRKGEVVRQVKEEELVEELFREIDSILEEEQA, encoded by the coding sequence ATGCAGATGAAGATCACGCGGCAGATCCATATCGGCGCAGTCGCCATCGGCGGCGGTGCTCCCGTCTCCGTGCAGTCCATGACGAATACGAAGACGCAGGACGCACAGGCGACGGTTCGCCAGATCGAGGCGCTCGCGGCTGCAGGCTGCGACATCGTGCGCCTCGCCGTGCCCGACAAGGAAGCGGCGGCGAATATCGGCAAGATCAAGGCGCAAACGAAGGTGCCGCTCGTTGCCGACATCCATTTTGACTATCGCTTGGCACTTCAGGCCATCGAGCAGGGCATTGACGCGCTCCGGCTCAATCCCGGCAATATCGGCGGAGCGGAGAACGTGCGCCGCGTCGCTGAGGCGGCAAAGGCTCGCGGCATACCGATCCGCATCGGTGTCAATGCAGGCTCGCTGGACAAGCGCCTTCTGGCAAAGTACGGCGGCATCACGGCGGAAGCTCTCGTAGAATCCGCACTGGAGCATGTGCGCCTGTTGGAGGAGCAGGATTTTCATGATATGAAAATCTCGCTCAAGGCGCATGACGTACCCTTGACGCTCGCGGCATATCGCCTGATGAGCGAGAGATGCGACTATCCTTTGCATCTCGGCATCACGGAGGCGGGCACTGTGCGCTCGGGCATCATCAAATCGGCGGTCGGCATAGGTGCACTTCTCGCTGAAGGAATCGGCGACACCCTGCGCGTATCTTTGACGGGCGACCCTATAGTCGAGGTGCGTGTCGCGCGAGAGATCTTGAAGTCCCTGGGGCTTAGGGATTATGGCCCGACGCTGATCTCCTGTCCGACGTGCGGCAGGACGGCCATCGACCTTCCTTCGATTGCCGAGCGCGTGGAGGAAAGGCTCAGCGGCATCGCGCGGCCCATCCACGTCGCCGTCATGGGCTGCGTCGTCAACGGCCCGGGCGAAGCGCGCGGTGCCGATGTCGGCATCGCGGGGGGCAAGGGCGTCGGTCTTGTCTTCAGAAAGGGCGAGGTCGTGCGACAGGTCAAGGAAGAAGAACTGGTCGAAGAACTGTTCCGCGAGATTGACAGTATCTTGGAGGAAGAGCAGGCTTGA
- the rseP gene encoding RIP metalloprotease RseP has translation MVVTLLASIFVFGILVLVHEVGHFVAAKLTDMRVDRFAIGFGPRIVKYTHGETEYSLRALPLGGFNDIAGMDAANNTAGERGYCAKSIPARMIVILAGSFMNLVLPIFLFFGIFFFAGVSTPSSEPVLGTVVAGHPAASAGLLAGDRIVAIEGAPVNSWQDITSLIKDADGKVLHVEYERAGERQTTSVIPAYNAQEKRSLIGVSSSVTTRMPGFFEAAELAVTRTGTTLMMMLSMLGQMVTGAQQADLAGPIGVAQIAGEAAQIGVVPLLSLTALLSLNLAIINLFPIPALDGGHFLTLVVEAVRGKPLSAKAMHYAQMFGVSLLVLLMLYATKNDIMRIFVGG, from the coding sequence ATGGTCGTAACGCTTCTAGCATCCATTTTCGTCTTCGGCATCCTCGTCCTCGTGCATGAGGTCGGGCATTTCGTGGCGGCGAAGCTCACGGATATGCGCGTCGACCGCTTCGCGATCGGCTTCGGACCGAGGATCGTCAAGTACACGCACGGCGAGACGGAATACTCGCTGCGTGCGCTTCCGCTGGGCGGCTTCAACGATATCGCGGGCATGGACGCCGCGAACAATACGGCGGGTGAGCGCGGCTATTGCGCGAAGTCGATTCCCGCACGCATGATCGTCATACTTGCCGGCTCTTTCATGAACCTTGTCCTGCCGATCTTCCTTTTCTTCGGCATCTTCTTTTTCGCCGGCGTTTCTACGCCTTCGAGCGAGCCTGTGCTCGGTACGGTGGTCGCGGGGCATCCTGCCGCCAGTGCGGGACTCCTTGCGGGCGACCGCATCGTCGCTATTGAGGGTGCGCCCGTGAACTCGTGGCAGGACATCACGAGCCTCATCAAGGACGCGGACGGCAAGGTTCTGCACGTCGAGTACGAACGTGCGGGCGAGCGTCAGACGACGAGCGTCATTCCTGCCTACAACGCGCAGGAGAAGCGCTCGCTCATCGGCGTCAGTTCGTCCGTCACGACGCGTATGCCGGGCTTCTTCGAAGCCGCCGAGCTTGCCGTCACGCGCACGGGCACGACGCTCATGATGATGCTCTCGATGCTCGGGCAGATGGTCACAGGCGCACAGCAGGCCGATCTCGCGGGGCCCATCGGTGTCGCGCAGATCGCAGGAGAGGCGGCGCAGATCGGCGTCGTGCCGCTTTTGAGTCTCACGGCTCTCTTGAGCCTCAATCTCGCGATCATCAACTTGTTCCCGATTCCGGCGCTCGACGGCGGTCACTTCCTGACGCTCGTCGTCGAGGCCGTGCGCGGCAAGCCCCTTTCGGCGAAGGCGATGCACTACGCGCAGATGTTCGGTGTATCGCTTCTCGTGCTCTTGATGCTCTACGCGACGAAGAATGACATCATGCGCATCTTCGTTGGCGGCTGA
- a CDS encoding 1-deoxy-D-xylulose-5-phosphate reductoisomerase — protein MKNIAILGSTGSIGRQTVDVALAHPELFSVSVLAANASDELLEKQIEALSPELAVLADEAAAARLKARYGGKTRIEGGRDAFIEAAAYPAADIVVTSMMGFAGLAPTMKALEAKKDIALANKETLVVAGELVMAKAREMGAAILPVDSEHSALFQCLQGEEARCVERIILTASGGPFRGKTQDTLKKATVEECLAHPTWQMGQKITIDSATLVNKGLEVIEAHWLYDVSYDAIEVVVHPESIIHSMVGFTDGAVMAQIGPADMRLPIQYALTYPKRQSSSFERLDFSKLAHLSFEKPDTATFRGLPLAYEAGRAGGTMPCIMNAANEVAVAAFLAGKIRFLDIYAIIERTMEKCGVQKAPTLDDLFAADDEARRVAQGFLQKIGG, from the coding sequence ATGAAGAATATTGCAATCTTGGGTTCTACGGGTTCGATTGGACGCCAGACGGTTGATGTGGCGCTTGCACATCCGGAGCTTTTTAGTGTTTCCGTGCTCGCAGCGAACGCGAGCGACGAATTGTTGGAGAAGCAGATCGAAGCGCTCTCCCCTGAGCTTGCCGTGCTTGCCGACGAGGCGGCGGCGGCGAGGCTCAAGGCGCGGTACGGCGGCAAGACGCGCATAGAAGGCGGCCGCGACGCCTTCATCGAGGCGGCGGCATATCCGGCGGCGGACATCGTCGTCACGAGCATGATGGGGTTTGCGGGGCTTGCACCGACGATGAAGGCGCTCGAAGCGAAGAAGGACATCGCGCTAGCGAACAAGGAGACGCTCGTCGTCGCGGGCGAACTCGTCATGGCGAAGGCGCGTGAGATGGGCGCGGCGATCCTGCCCGTCGACAGCGAGCACTCGGCGCTCTTTCAGTGCCTGCAGGGCGAGGAGGCGAGATGCGTCGAGCGCATCATTCTCACGGCTTCGGGCGGCCCCTTCCGAGGAAAGACGCAGGACACGCTCAAGAAGGCGACGGTCGAGGAGTGCCTTGCGCATCCGACGTGGCAGATGGGGCAGAAGATCACGATCGACTCTGCTACGCTCGTCAATAAGGGGCTTGAGGTCATTGAGGCGCATTGGCTCTACGATGTGTCATACGATGCGATCGAGGTCGTCGTCCATCCTGAGAGCATCATCCATTCGATGGTTGGCTTTACGGATGGCGCCGTCATGGCACAGATCGGACCGGCCGATATGCGCCTGCCGATCCAGTACGCGCTGACGTATCCGAAGCGCCAGTCTTCGTCTTTCGAGCGGCTGGACTTTTCCAAGCTCGCGCATCTTTCTTTTGAAAAGCCCGACACGGCGACGTTTCGCGGACTTCCTCTCGCCTACGAGGCGGGGCGTGCAGGCGGCACGATGCCGTGCATCATGAACGCAGCGAACGAGGTGGCCGTCGCGGCATTTCTGGCGGGGAAAATCCGCTTCCTCGACATCTATGCGATCATCGAGCGCACGATGGAGAAGTGCGGCGTGCAGAAGGCGCCGACGCTGGACGATCTCTTTGCCGCCGATGATGAAGCGCGGCGCGTGGCGCAGGGCTTCCTGCAGAAAATAGGGGGTTGA
- a CDS encoding phosphatidate cytidylyltransferase, protein MLTRIITGVVGIALAAFVIMQGGWLYAVFAIVLSFVAWHEYASAFDHLGKPLARLVGFIAISLFGTAAWLWGSAWLVAIATFAALLVFAEAVFRHETFAVDQACFSIAGIVYVGFSFAHLILLRFLAQDVVLATPAGDMTLGCAFLWIMFLGTWSSDTFAYFAGSFFGRRKLCPAISPKKTVEGFLGGLVGTTAVVAALGCALGFSVPLMALLGVLLALTATVGDLAESVIKRYAGVKDSGRLIPGHGGVLDRFDSVMFTAPFVYYFIQVFGLAGV, encoded by the coding sequence TTGCTTACAAGAATTATCACGGGCGTTGTCGGCATAGCGCTCGCAGCCTTCGTCATCATGCAGGGAGGTTGGCTCTATGCCGTTTTTGCCATTGTGCTTTCGTTCGTTGCATGGCACGAGTACGCGTCGGCGTTCGATCATTTGGGAAAGCCTCTCGCGAGACTTGTCGGCTTCATCGCTATCTCGCTCTTCGGCACTGCCGCCTGGCTGTGGGGAAGCGCGTGGCTCGTCGCAATCGCAACGTTTGCTGCGCTCCTCGTTTTTGCCGAGGCTGTCTTTCGCCATGAAACTTTTGCCGTCGATCAGGCGTGCTTTTCCATCGCCGGCATCGTCTACGTCGGCTTCTCTTTCGCGCATCTGATCCTGCTGCGCTTCCTGGCGCAGGATGTTGTTCTCGCAACGCCCGCCGGCGATATGACGCTCGGCTGCGCGTTCCTTTGGATCATGTTCCTCGGCACATGGTCGAGCGATACGTTCGCTTACTTCGCCGGCTCGTTCTTCGGCAGGCGCAAACTGTGCCCCGCCATCAGTCCGAAGAAGACGGTCGAAGGATTTCTTGGCGGCCTTGTCGGCACGACGGCAGTCGTCGCCGCGCTTGGCTGTGCTCTTGGCTTTTCCGTGCCGTTGATGGCGCTGCTCGGCGTGCTTCTTGCGCTCACAGCGACGGTCGGAGATCTCGCTGAATCCGTCATCAAGCGCTATGCGGGCGTCAAGGATTCGGGGCGGCTCATCCCGGGGCACGGCGGCGTCCTTGACCGCTTCGACAGCGTGATGTTCACCGCGCCCTTTGTCTATTATTTTATTCAAGTCTTCGGCTTGGCAGGAGTTTGA
- a CDS encoding isoprenyl transferase, with translation MWKKIFGKSATQKNEVTPVDIERSRLPRHVAVIMDGNGRWAKGQGFLRTVGHRAGVDTLHDILDTAIDLKLEVLTVYAFSTENWKRPHDEVDFLMRLFSEYLDKEEREMHEKNVRIRFIGRVDELTPELIRRVRHAEELMKNNTGVHFCVAVNYGGQDEICRAVQGLAGKVQAGELSPEEITPELFQASLDTKELPPVDLVIRTSGDMRLSNFLLWQAAYAEFWFTETNWPDFKPECFMEALRDYASRERRFGGIKEK, from the coding sequence ATGTGGAAGAAGATTTTTGGCAAGTCCGCAACACAAAAGAATGAAGTGACTCCCGTCGATATCGAGCGCTCGCGCCTGCCGCGCCATGTTGCCGTCATCATGGACGGCAACGGACGCTGGGCGAAGGGGCAGGGATTCTTGCGCACGGTCGGTCATCGCGCGGGTGTAGATACGCTGCATGATATTTTGGATACAGCGATCGATTTGAAGCTGGAAGTTCTGACGGTCTATGCGTTTTCCACGGAAAACTGGAAGCGGCCGCACGACGAGGTCGACTTCCTCATGCGGCTCTTTTCCGAGTATCTCGATAAGGAAGAAAGGGAGATGCACGAGAAGAATGTGCGCATCCGCTTCATCGGGCGCGTCGATGAATTGACGCCCGAGCTGATTCGGCGCGTGCGCCATGCCGAAGAACTGATGAAGAACAATACGGGCGTGCACTTCTGCGTCGCCGTCAACTACGGCGGGCAGGACGAGATCTGCCGTGCCGTGCAGGGGTTGGCTGGGAAGGTACAGGCGGGGGAACTTTCGCCGGAGGAAATCACGCCGGAGCTTTTTCAGGCATCGCTTGATACGAAGGAATTGCCGCCCGTTGACCTTGTGATCCGCACGAGCGGCGACATGCGTCTGAGCAACTTCCTGTTGTGGCAGGCGGCGTATGCGGAGTTCTGGTTCACGGAAACGAATTGGCCGGATTTCAAGCCTGAATGCTTCATGGAAGCGCTTCGCGACTATGCGAGCCGCGAGCGGCGCTTCGGTGGAATCAAGGAAAAATAA